One Turneriella parva DSM 21527 genomic region harbors:
- a CDS encoding type Z 30S ribosomal protein S14: MAKKSMLIKSQRKPKFTARKYNRCPLCGRSHGYMRRFEMCRICFRENAMRGLIPGVSKSSW, encoded by the coding sequence ATGGCAAAGAAATCAATGCTTATAAAGTCGCAGCGTAAACCCAAGTTTACGGCGCGCAAATATAATCGCTGCCCACTCTGCGGCCGATCGCATGGCTACATGCGCCGGTTCGAGATGTGCCGAATCTGTTTTAGAGAAAATGCAATGCGCGGCCTGATACCAGGCGTCAGCAAATCATCGTGGTGA
- the rplE gene encoding 50S ribosomal protein L5 produces MAATTVKKESPRLRKLYSEKIRGELKQELGVSSIMQVPVLKKIVLNVGAGFAVANPKSLDKVVAEIAAITGQAPVKTRAKEAISNFKLREGLAIGVSVTLRGDRMYEFLDRLTNVALPRVRDFNGLSPKSFDARGNYSLGIKEQIIFPEISFDDVEQIHGMDVTLVIQSEGPEHSAKLLEKFGFPLKKK; encoded by the coding sequence ATGGCAGCAACCACAGTAAAAAAAGAAAGCCCGCGGCTTCGCAAGCTTTACAGCGAAAAAATCCGTGGCGAGCTCAAACAAGAACTGGGCGTGAGTTCGATCATGCAGGTTCCTGTACTGAAGAAAATTGTGCTTAATGTCGGTGCCGGGTTCGCAGTTGCGAACCCCAAATCGCTCGATAAGGTTGTTGCAGAGATTGCAGCCATTACAGGCCAGGCGCCGGTAAAGACGCGCGCCAAAGAAGCGATCTCTAACTTCAAACTGCGCGAAGGACTCGCGATTGGCGTTTCGGTTACGCTGCGCGGCGACCGCATGTACGAATTTCTCGACCGCCTGACCAACGTGGCGCTACCACGTGTGAGGGACTTTAACGGTCTTAGCCCCAAGTCATTTGATGCCCGTGGCAATTACAGCCTTGGCATCAAAGAGCAGATTATTTTTCCCGAGATCTCGTTTGATGACGTTGAACAGATTCACGGGATGGATGTGACTTTGGTGATCCAGTCAGAAGGCCCCGAGCATTCAGCAAAGTTGCTCGAGAAGTTTGGCTTTCCGCTGAAGAAGAAATAA